Below is a window of Komagataella phaffii GS115 chromosome 1, complete sequence DNA.
CCAAGATTTCATACCTCGTATTTGGTACAAACCAAGTCTCTGcatttttcattattgCTGCCGTGTTTCAAATGAGCTTAAACATCGTCATTACATGCCAGTTTATTCACTACAAAAGAATCGAATACGAGTACTTTTCAGCGCACACGCTAAACGGTCTAGACGAAGTTGAATTCCCCATAGAAATGGAAATGAGATTAGCTAGAACTCGTTCAATGACGAGCAGTTCGAGTTCGCACGGAGTCGATGTCAGGACTCGGAGTGGTACCGTCGTGTAGTTAAAGATTGTCATTTATTCATTCATTTTGTCATTTACTCATTCATTCATTCATTATTCTACACTGTGTCAACGTTCATTCAAAGTATAACTCGTTGCTGGACTTTGTTCGTCATATCCCTTGTGAGGTCCGATAACCGATAGCCCATTTGATTCTGACGAATTTGGACGAAACCAATTGTTAATCCACGAATTGCTACTTCCCATTTTTTGGTCCATGAAATGAGGAACTGGAATTACACCCTGTTGTAATAGAAAGGATCCATCAAATTTTGGAAGGGATGCTACCggttgctgttgttgctgctgttgttgctgctgctgttgctgttgctgttgttgttgttgtagttgttgctgttgcaGCTGGGTAGTTGAGTTTACTCCTGTGTTCAAGGAAAGTGGAGTTGATAAAGGTAAAGACATAGATATGTTCATTGGTACCTCTTGGTACTCTAACGAGTTACTTCTGACTAAAGAAAGCTCGTCATCAGACGTTGCTCTTCCTCCAAGGGTACTCTCTCTCAAGGCAGTCAATAATGACTCTGAAACAGTGATATTGGCCAGATATGGATTGTCAGACGGCCTGTTCAAACGATGGTTCGTTACATCTTCCGGAGTATAATAACTAATCAAGTGCACTGTTTCCCTTTCTTCATTAGCACCGGTCTGGAAAGTCAAGGAGAGTGTTTTTTTAATAAGTCCATCCTCTTTGAAGTCATAGGAAGTCACCAATGATCCCACCAACTGCCTGGTATTTGGATCGGTTACATCCACAGAAGTCTTTCGCCTCTTTCTCCCCTCCTCAGTATCTTCGTCACTTTGCGAGTTTTTGGGGGTATCCTTGTCCAGTTCCCGATACAACAAGAACTTTCCAAGGACTCTAGATGGAGACCAGGGGATACCATCGGTCCATCGTTTGATATGAGACCGTTGCTCGACAAAAACAAATACGTTACCTGATCGTATTAGCCCATCTCGctctctttctcttggtcTTCGGggaagaagattcaaatggTTATTTAGAGCTGCCTGGATCACGATCAACGCGTCGCCAGTGGTAGATATGTAGCCCTGATAGGTAGGAGATAGGGCCATTTTTTAGAAGAGGGAGAACTTAGATTGGGGGAGATTGTTTGGCATATTTAAAGTTTCTGGCCAAGTTGGGGCCTCGCGCAAGCTTACTATGGGCAGAAGGAGAGTGGCTGCTTATTCCGAAGGGCAAGTTGGCGGGGGAATTTCGtgaaactttttcttcctaCTCATCAGATGAAGCGTAAATATAAACTCAGGACTAAGTTATGGAGTCGCAGATTGGTGATGTCCTCCAGACCCTTGCAGAAGATGAGATCGTGtaattgaaggaaaaaaaaacgaaaTCTTTTCTAAGTAGATTGAAACGTCATGGGGAGACGCTGTCAGAATAGACGGAGAGGGGGTATCACGGAGGGTATCACGGAGGGTGACTCGATTGCGCATTTGTTTTTCTGACGTCCAGTGATTGAGAGGAAGTTGCGCGTCCTATTTCCCCACATTCTATTTTGGGGTAGATGCGCGTCCTTTTTTAGCTAACGGTGTGGCTCTTTCGAGGAAAGAAGTCAATGACCCATCCTATGCGCATATTACAACTAATCTGCGCAACTACCCCTGTTTCTTCACACAAACTTTTACGCAAGAACAATAATGCGGAGATAAGGTTCTTATACTGTTTTGGCGCTGGAGCTTCACATCAAACTCAATCTCAGACGGTAGTTGCAAATGCACTATCTAAATGAGAAGAACACCACCATCAGTCAGACGGCCTTCCAATGGCTTAGCCCACTTAATGGGTACTAATATTATTACTGCATTCCTATATATATCCTCTTATGCATTACTAAACTTTCGGTCCAGTTCCCTCAGGACACTGGCAACGCTTCCAGCCTCAACCAGCATTCCCTTGGTGGTCAATTTCCCGATCAATGTGTTAAAGTTCACTTCGTTGAAGTTGGCATGTCTTGACAGCGTCTTGTAGGCGTCGCTGCATGGTATGAAGACGTTATCCTGAATTTTGGGTAGTGGGGCCTTCTCTTCGTCCTTACTGGCAATGGTTGTGCAGAATAAAGTGGACATCGGATCCCGTTGGCATTGTGAGCAAGTTCCTGGGTTACCTGTACATGAGCCTCTATTTTGAGATTCTCCTTCGGCTAGCGCAGTAACCACCGTGCTGAGAGTCTTGAGATCCTTGTTACTGGCGTGTCTGCTGATTGCTGGGGCATCTGTCTTAAGAGAGACAGAAGGACCTGGATGCAAAACGGGCAACGATTGTCTGGCGTTGGAAGTGAGAGAATTGGCCCTTCCGTTGATGATAGGCGGAAGACTGGTCTCGGCTAATAGTTCTTTGTTGGCCCTTTCAAGTTGAGCCTGTTCTCTCGCAACTTCTCTGCAGACACATGGGGTATCATCAGAACAGAATCCACATTCTTCTATATTGGTATCAACCGCACTGGAGGTCGCAAACATGTCGTTGTTACCATTTGAGGAGGAACTATTCTGAATCTGTTGCGGCTGTGCTTGAGTTTGACTTCTAGAAAGTGCTACAAATGAGTTGTTTTCCCGTGAGGCAAACAACGAAGTCTTCTTGAAGGCATTTGTgaaatcaacttcattcCCGTCATCATCACCGACACGTCGTCTTTTCAAGGGAACTGCCTTCATGGGCTTGAAGAGTTCCATGGACGACGCCTGCGTCGTACCTTCCTTCACGCCAATAGAGGCACACACACAATCATCTTTCATGCAAAGGCCGCAATCTGGACTGTCTGATCCGCCATCCGACATGGAATTGTCAACTGTATATGGTGTAGACTCTGGACGGTAACCCGAGTTCGGAGAGGGAGCATTTGAGGAAGGAGCATTCCCAGTAGATGAAGGCGCAGGTGATATTTGTTGTTGTGGAGAAGTATCAAACCCGCCGTCATTACCTGCCAGTAGCCTGTCGGTCTGGCCTTCTATGCCTATCTGtttctccaacttttcaagtcTCCTCAATAGCATATTCTTGTCCCTTTGCAGTTTCTTAATTTCATTATTCAATATACCCTCCTTGAtgctcttttctttttccagTTCCATTAATTTCTCCTCCAGTTCGTTGACCCTGTTGGCCCTTCTCTCTCTGAACGCCCGCTGGGCAGCTCTATTCTGAGCCTTTCTCTTGGTCGTGGGAGTGTCTACACTGGGCTTCCTACCAGGCTTTGGCCGAGGAGGCAATACCCACTCCTTGGAGGTTACTATTTTAGTAATCGGCTTTGAATCGTTCTGTATCCTTGGGGCCAAAGGCTGTATTGTCGTCATGGCAAAGTTCGGTTGTGTTTCTGTCTTCTCTGCCTATCACTCGTACTCGGACAGAACTTTTCTTTAGGGCGGAAAAAACTTGTAATATGAGGCCCTCCTTACTTAATATATATTTTATACGATGGCACTGATCAATCTGATAAAATTTCCCTTCTTAGCACGACCTGACCTCCGATTTCAGATTGTCAATAGGTGATTGGCTGTACTTCGAATTTAACGGACTTATGTAGAAGTTCGGGCGGATAATCGTCACGTGGTTGTTTTGTTCAAGCATTGCCGAACGGAggagaagaggaagagaaataTGTCACGTGAGGTGTCAGTTTTAGAAGGTaagagagagaaaaagtttatttctaaagcaaaaaaaaGCTTTCTACACGTGACAATTCTCGTGATCTCTTCTTAGGACGCGAGtaggggaaaaaaaattcatgTACCATGCAAGCGTACTGAATTCAACTACTTCGACTAATCGTACATGAGGGTCTACTCCACTTGGACCACTCCAAAAAGAGGAGGCCCACGTTTGAAACCTGTAAGTTTCCATCCAACCACTTTCAGGCCCTCTTTTATACTTAAAGATTCCGGGATCCCGCTTACATCCATTCGTTGTGGAGACCTCAGTAATGTGCGGAAGGTTCCTAAATTAGCACATCGGCTGGACAGAGTGTTATTCCAGCCTCTCAATTACCACTTCCTGCAAGATCCAAGATCCAGCGTTTATAATTTTAATCCTTaccttcaaaacttgatacctttgaaagaattgaaccaaaaaCTTCTGGAAGGAACTTTTGTACCGAGTGAGAAAGATAAGAACCTGTTGAAGTTATGTCAAGAACACAAGACCAATTTTTACACCTCAACAAGTGCGGTCACGGGAATTCTCTCGCATATGCATTTTCTTTTATCTAATATGAAGGGGATCAATGGAGATGTACTGTCgaagaacttcaaagaaaagcgATTCCGATTCACGAAAGGTGCTACCATTCCTGGTGTTGTACTGGCCATGAGAAAAGACACAGAAGGTCCAGATTGTCCATTTTCGAAAAGGCGATATGCAATTGGAGCTGATCATTCTGCTGATAACGAAATAGTCCTGAGTTTAATGGGACATTTCATGGAGCGACTATTAGTATGTCCTCCGGAGATTTACAACCAGTTCAGAGCTGATTCGAAAGTACCTTTTGAAAAGGTCAAGGAAACATTTCACGGCGAAAGCGTTTACAATTTCAGCAAAATTTCCAACTTTATTTTGCGATCACAACTTGATTGCCAAGATCAAAGACTTCCGAACGGAAACAAGTCGTTCGATATCAAGACGAGAGCCGTCTGCGCCGTTCGTCATGACATTTCTCATGTAGAGCGTGATGAATACACGGGGTATCAGATCGTACGAGCTCATGATCAGTACGAATCATTTGAACGTGAATTTTACGAGCTGATGCGTTCTACAATGTTGAAATATTCTCTTCAAGCCCGCATAGGAAACATGGATGGGATATTTGTAGCATACCAcaatattgaaaaagttttcgGTTTTCAGTACCTtcctttggaagagattgacTATATTCTACACAGTGACACATTAGAATCCACACTAAATACCAAAAACGACGTCCAAGACCAGGATAAGATAATGGGACCCCTCGGAACCCACACCCCAGatctgaaaagaattctCAGTACCAAGATTGCCAACACAGAATATAAGTTTAGCATGGAGATCATCAACAGGATCTTATGCAGAATTCTTAATAAGAAGAGTGATCCTAATGTTACACTCAGTGATAACTACAGAATCGTTTTCAAGACCGGgaagttcaagaaaaaagtttatcTGTTTGTTCTTGCATCTCCAAT
It encodes the following:
- a CDS encoding Protein with a role in 5'-end processing of mitochondrial RNAs, with translation MRVYSTWTTPKRGGPRLKPVSFHPTTFRPSFILKDSGIPLTSIRCGDLSNVRKVPKLAHRLDRVLFQPLNYHFLQDPRSSVYNFNPYLQNLIPLKELNQKLLEGTFVPSEKDKNLLKLCQEHKTNFYTSTSAVTGILSHMHFLLSNMKGINGDVLSKNFKEKRFRFTKGATIPGVVLAMRKDTEGPDCPFSKRRYAIGADHSADNEIVLSLMGHFMERLLVCPPEIYNQFRADSKVPFEKVKETFHGESVYNFSKISNFILRSQLDCQDQRLPNGNKSFDIKTRAVCAVRHDISHVERDEYTGYQIVRAHDQYESFEREFYELMRSTMLKYSLQARIGNMDGIFVAYHNIEKVFGFQYLPLEEIDYILHSDTLESTLNTKNDVQDQDKIMGPLGTHTPDLKRILSTKIANTEYKFSMEIINRILCRILNKKSDPNVTLSDNYRIVFKTGKFKKKVYLFVLASPIDEQMVQRIQNVSKEISNTTLDKQIDIEKLLSGDNDSSESPLNEDLLKKNYKSFEHRKMVREINQKTSENAFGYRISVDHLFNGKHSKMAHPMPTSLDDDWALNTYVTSVRPSLAKFLYLKFLKEKEDICWRSLYDNETESEPDSEIYKEDDLSDSNSEIRSEADKMELHLRELAKDTEPSQYQQLLRAFGGKGRLREEKYRQKPPKHIQLVK